In Mastomys coucha isolate ucsf_1 unplaced genomic scaffold, UCSF_Mcou_1 pScaffold9, whole genome shotgun sequence, the genomic window ATGAACACGGGAAATATTTTCAGATCTGCTTGTGAACCCTGAAATCCTGAGTTGTAACATGGTGAAGAGTGGCATAGTGGAGGGCCTTTGCTCTCTGTGGTGCTGGACCATGCAGCTCGATGGAGAGCTGATGGAATCCATGTCATGTACTTCTTCCTAAGGGAGAATCCCAGctgccttccttccatccatctgcctgtctgtcttggCAGTGTTTGCccgcatgtgtgtctgtgcacatgtaaCTCTTTCTTATTGACAAAATGCTTAGCTATCTGTCTTTAAACCCCAGGTGTTATTTTTTGGGTATCAGTATAAATTATTGATGtactaaaataataattcattatTTAAGTGATGCATTAAAGGCTGGCAATAAGTTCTTAAGGTGCCTCGTTTGTCTTTGACGAAGTCCTGGCTAACATATTCAATGGCAAAGTTACGGATTTTGAAATAGATTTGTTTCCTGTGTTAGGGGTTTTAACTGTTTGGTATGTGATGTAAATTGCTCTCTACCTACCCTGTTCGTTGTAGATGTGCTTTACTGTGTTCTTTGGCCTCTTGGGCTCTGGTATATTGATAAAATGACTCTATGTACTTATGTGGTACAGTCTGGGTTGGTAGTGCTGCTTTCTGCACTCTCACTGAACATTGGTGATACTTGATCacgttccttttttttttaaagagttatttatttatttgtttattttatgtatgtgagtacactgtagctgtacagatggttgtgagccttcatgtggctgtTTGGAATTGAAttttcaggacctctgcttgctctggtcaaccccacttgctctggttgctccagtcaactctgctcgctcaggctcaaaaatttatttattattatacataagtacactgtagctgtcttctgacacaccagaagaaggcgtcagatcttactacaggtggttgtgagccaccatgtggttgctgggatttgaactcaggaccttcggaagagcagtcagtgctcttacccgctgagccatcttgccacccccacattcctttttattatttttattttttattttttatttttattttttgttttttgagacagggtttctctgtgtagccctggctgtcctggaactcactctgtagaacaagctggcctcgaactcagaaatccacctgcctctgcctcccaagtgctgggattaaaggtgtgtgacaccacgcCCGGCACACATTCctttttatatattagatatatagtGCACACTTGTTGATCATTTCCTTGTTAACACTATGAGGGTTTTTCTCTGACCAGTTAACATTTTGCTGCTTTTTCTTTCACTAGTTTCTCAAGCAGTTAGGCCTGCATCCTAACTGGCAGTTTGTTGATGTGTACGGGATGGAGCCTGAACTTCTTAGCATGGTACCAAGACCGGTGTGTGCGGTGCTGCTCCTCTTTCCTATTACAGAGAAGGTAAGCGCAAAGCAAGGGCTGCACGTTGTGACAAATGCAGATGTGTGATGTTGAAtaaaaaatagtctttaaaaacaatgatgCCTTTGTTACATACAATCAGCAAAGTAAAAAGTAAGGGGATCTTAAtgtcttattaaaataaaagatatatgaTTATAGATTGACAATAAAGCTTTCTATTAGTCTTTTACCTTTAGCTTTCTACTCCTAAGAGATATGGTTAGCTTGCCTCAGCTTTGTGCCAGTGACTGCCTTTAACACTGGTGAAGGAAGCCGAGTGCCATGGAGTATGCCTGCAAACTTTGCTACCtgaaaggttgaggcaggaaaatcGTTTGAGCTCAGAGTTGCAGACTGGATTGAGCCATACAGTGAGACCCTTGTATCTCACAGGCAAGCAGTGAGTAAACTAGCCTATGTGAGAatgccttttctttctcacaCGGTTGCTGTAAGACAGCTACTACTCTTTCTCGGTTATTTGTCAGTCTggtactttaaattattttcttattttaggctACACCCCTCCTTTCATACCTTTCCTTTACAAACTTGTCTTGTTTAGTGTGTAGTTCTTGCATGTGGACTATTGACTTTTTCCTCCAATAGTATGAAGTCTTcagaacagaagaggaagaaaaaataaagtctcaAGGACAAGATGTTACATCATCAGTATACTTTATGAAACAGACCATCAGCAATGCCTGCGGAACGATTGGGCTAATCCACGCCATTGCGAACAACAAAGACAAGATGCACTTTGGTAAATCACTTTCTGCTCCAGTGTTCCTCTTCAGATGTGTTTACTTCATTAAACAGTAGAGGGTGCTCTAACTCCAACCATAAAGGAATGATTTTGGGGATGTATGTATGTCTACGCTGCTGGGAGAGCAATAAATCCTTCCCATTCTTCATATTGTTGATGGACAGGTTCAGCAGAAGAGTATTTGACATAATTACTTATCCCAAGACTCTTAGATTCTTACCAGTTAAAGAATTTTTACCTAAAAAAAACTGTACTATGtttactgtttattttctttgtaattaaaattaaatttttaaccATTTTTGAAATTCTCAGAATCAGGGTCAACAATGAAAAAGTTCCTGGAGGAGTCTGTATCAATGAGCCCTGAAGAAAGAGCCAAATACCTGGAGAACTATGACGTCAGTACCTTCTTTCTATCCCCTCATCCATTGGGCACTTTTACAGGATTGTGGGCTCTGTTTAGCAGTTTTTTTCTATAAGCCATAGTTTGGGGAAGGATCATTGTCATATGCATAAGAAAGGGCTTCAGTTTTCCTGAGGTAGCTGTACCTGAAATAGCTGTAACGTTGCTCAGTTGACAGTTCTGTGTCCAGAGCAGATGAACAAATAATTTAGTTTATAAATTAAATCTTGGACCCTCTAATCCAGTTTCAAGTGATTGttttaaacattcattatttttgaaaatcatttttcttttgaaggcCTTTTATCTTTTCATAACATCAATAGATGATAAGTTCTTTGGACTTAGAAGTATGATGTGCATTTTTATACTGTTTGTTTAGTGTTCCAAAGTATTATAGttgctttaagttttaaaatatttggaattttatATGACATCTTTATTTTGCATAAAAGTTTGATAGgaaacatgtgtatgtgtatatatatgtgtatatatgtgtgtatatatatatgtgtacacacatatatatacataatagtttttttaatttgatcACACTGTAATACTGTTTTATAACTTGCTTTTTTCACTTATCACAAACGTATTAACAGCAGTAAGtatatatttaacattattattttaatggctgagtagcttCCCATTGTATAGTATATTTAACTAGTAAAATGCTGTTTGAAATCTAAGAGTTTTCTCCTTCTTCACTACTTAAAATTATTACAAGCCTGAGTAAAATATATTACTGTCTGGGGTTTTAGAACCGTTCTTAATTTCATGTCATTATGTACATTAAATACATCAACCTATTAATGCCTAGAAGAGAAATTGCTGATCGGTTTGCATGTCTTAAGGCTTTTATACTTGGCACCAAGTTGCTATACATAACAATTATACTTTTACCCCTGGTTTTTCTATTACATCCATTTCTCTGCATCTGTGATCGTAGTGGGTATGACTGGAGCATTTTTAACTTTAGCTAGCTGAATTCCCTAGCTTCTCATAAATGCATGCCTTTTGCACCACGTTTTAAAATTGCCGACTGAAATGCATGATTAAGCATAAATCCAGGCAGAGCTACAGGAGCATGCACCTTGGAGAGACAGATGGCTGAGcgtcttcagtctctgtgatatGCCCACTTTATTCCCGTCTCAAGTGAATAAAGTGTTAAGTGTTGCTCTAACAATTGAGGAAGCTAAATGACCCTCTCCTTGCACTATGCAGATTAGAAACAATGAGCTAGTCAGTTTCCTAATGCGTAAGGGATTTGTGGGTAAAAAGGACACCACTTCATTTGCTTACTGAGATATAATTCTGAACGGTCCTGTGCTAAACTGCTCCTAAAGTTCTTCCAATTTTCCGCCTCGTTACAGGATTCTAGATGGTAAAAACTGAgctttgttgctgttttcatttaaaagataGATATAGTTGCTGTATGTTTTTGTAAATAGTTTATATTCTTATTACAGGCCATTCGAGTTACTCATGAAACCAGTGCACATGAAGGTCAGACTGAGgtatttcacatttcttttcaaaaatgtcGCTGTGTATAAATTTGACCTTCCATTGTAGGACTTGTGGAAAAGTATTTCcctattttggttttctttttgtttttcctcagaaTTTATTTCTGCAACAGTAGCAGCCATAGAGTGATATCAAATGAAATGTTTTGCGCAGGCTACCAGCGTGCTACATTAATGTCTGGTCCACTTTACCAGAGCTGTGAACAGCTCTGTTCACGGGTTCCACAGATCTGTTGTAGATGCTTGTCTCCTTACGTTACTTAGCAGGTGGCCTGCTGCTTCCCTGTCAGATTCCTGTGACGTCTACATATCCACCTAGCCTGTATGGTCTTTGGGCATCACTGTCATGCCTAGCTTCCAGAAGAAAGTCGTGTTGCTCAGTGAATCTTTTCTGGGCCACCATGATCATCCCCAGCTTCATGCTGGTGGGGAGCTCTGCTGGTCACGTCTCTGCTCTTTCCATTGCCTCTTTTGACTTTATTGACTTCTCTCAtccattccttctctctgcttttctaaaGCCCTCACTCTTGTGGGAACTTTGTCAGAAAATATTCAGTTAGAATGACTAGAATTTAATTAAAGCCAATGGTATATTTAGAGCACCAGGCAATTGTGTATTTTCTTCATATGTAATCACACTTTCCAAGGCAGAGATTATTTTGGAAGAAGGGAGCCAGTGAAAGGgagaaattatgaaaatgtcatgataaAACTCGTATTTTATAcacttaatatatattaacaaaCAAGAGGAAAAACTCACATTTCACACATGGGATGATATTGCCTATTGACtgtaaaaatactttgaaattttttataaCTAAGAAGATGATTTTAGATTAGTTTTAAATCCATTTTGAGGCTGAAATCCTTTGATACTGTGATATAGCTGTAATTTCTATTCTTTCAGACTGTATGGCTGTGGTTGTTTGACTAATTGAAACCTGAGTGTCCTTGTAATTATCCCTTCTAAGCTGCTCTCCGGTTTGCCTTTGAACATTGTAGACTGTTGGTTTGTATTGAGTTTAGAGTAGACCAATGTAGTGGGCAGCCTTGAATTAGTTCAGTGCTTCTGTCGTTTATGCTGCTTGTTGTGAGCTTTAGGAAGTGTGGGTTGCACAGTTGTTGGGTTGAGTTAAAACTAGTGATGAGGACTGATAGAAGATTATTATAAGATGTCAATTACTTATAATAAAGCAATTCATACATAATCACTTCCAAGAATATTGTGGTGCCTTCTTGCGTCCCCTCTGGAGCTTCATCCAGTTTATTGGGTTACCATCTAAATGACAGACACATCTCTTTTTGTCCAGACTGAAACTTCATCATACTTTGTGATCCTGGATACCACCACAGGAATGACCCACTGACATTTTAGAATGCACTTGTCCTTGTTTGAGGTTATTGGCTGGGCCTTCTTTTCTGTCCCTTCATGTTCCTACAGGTTTACCTCCATTACATTTCCTGACATGTAATTCAGTTGGTGGCTTAAACTTTTGTTTTCCTAGTGCAATGATTTTTCAGAGTGGAGTGGAAGAAAGGTAATATTTTCTAGAGGGCTTTTCATAAGCCTTACTCCCACAAGAATTCATTTCTTCTCCTGCTTTATCATGTCTCacagttgagaatcactgttagAGCTATATTGTTTCTATGCACTATACCTCTGAGATAAATCAGGTAGAAAAACAGAGTTTGCGGCCATTCTCACATTTCTATGTCCGTGTGGCCCTCTTCAGCCTGCCTGGCTTCAGGCCTCTCCTAACCCTGGCTGCTTTGGTTATTTCTCTGAACACATTTCTCTCTAGCAATCTCTTATTTTATTGCTGTTCTTTTGTagaatttctctttctgaaaCTATTCCTTCCCACAGCATCTGCATTTCTGATTTCTCCTCAGCCTTCAGAATTACCTTCAGTGTGACCCTCTACATAAAGCACTCTAGAACCTGGATATATTTTACCTAAGCTATGTATGCTTTCATGTGACTTCAGTGGTTTgcatctatttatttttcatattcttttttagctatttaaatatatattttttaagccACATGTGGTAGTATAAGCTTAAATTGttagtacttggaaggctgaggcataAGGATCAACACTTAGAGGTAACCTAGTCTACaaaaaatgagttccaggctcgcctaggctgcatagtgagaccctgtataaaCAAACAGTGATGCacattctcttatattttaaCAGTTCTAGACTCAGGATTGGTTTAAACTATTGGCATAATTTACTTGCTACTGTTTCTACCTTAGTGGTATATAAAATTCCTCCTATAAGTAAGTGTGATAGCACCTTAGCTTATGAGGTAGGGAATTTTATCTCTTCTTATGGTTCTTAGGcctatttatttgcatatttcaAATTATTCAGAG contains:
- the Uchl3 gene encoding ubiquitin carboxyl-terminal hydrolase isozyme L3 isoform X3; this translates as MVRAGARGGGSGGGDGGGGGGGCQSWRAAGGAIMEGQRWLPLEANPEVTNQFLKQLGLHPNWQFVDVYGMEPELLSMVPRPVCAVLLLFPITEKYEVFRTEEEEKIKSQGQDVTSSVYFMKQTISNACGTIGLIHAIANNKDKMHFESGSTMKKFLEESVSMSPEERAKYLENYDAPSIDEKVDLHFIALVHVDGHLYELDGRKPFPINHGKTSDETLLEDAIEVCKKFMERDPDELRFNAIALSAA
- the Uchl3 gene encoding ubiquitin carboxyl-terminal hydrolase isozyme L3 isoform X2, which codes for MVRAGARGGGSGGGDGGGGGGGCQSWRAAGGAIMEGQRWLPLEANPEVTNQFLKQLGLHPNWQFVDVYGMEPELLSMVPRPVCAVLLLFPITEKYEVFRTEEEEKIKSQGQDVTSSVYFMKQTISNACGTIGLIHAIANNKDKMHFESGSTMKKFLEESVSMSPEERAKYLENYDAIRVTHETSAHEGQTEAPSIDEKVDLHFIALVHVDGHLYELDGRKPFPINHGKTSDETLLEDAIEVCKKFMERDPDELRFNAIALSAA